The Brachionichthys hirsutus isolate HB-005 chromosome 11, CSIRO-AGI_Bhir_v1, whole genome shotgun sequence genome includes a window with the following:
- the dnajc30b gene encoding dnaJ (Hsp40) homolog, subfamily C, member 30b has protein sequence MAEVGQRLVSGVCRFSVLTNSLGRPLSTGESPRKEDASTRGRLELQPVAKGAAERRISAILPQGNVRLRCASSSELDPSLGRLQQGLLPGRAPAWSRGAGRDLDTSRSPRQLRSFCTVVVVLVQPGSDRPGLRKRMLAVHPAGDSSSRSYSWRSDSRSKDAPPPRRNGTAYYDVLQVSPVATPSQIKTAYYKLSFIHHPDKNPGNDRAVHRFFEISEAYAVLANANLRRKYDRGILSHSDIQNAGRPSSKETTSRSKGSSQHQHRARQFSQAAGRTMFDFDAFYQAHYGEQLKRERDMKARRQRMVEQQQEDLRRWQRGRMVEVTVLMVLATAGCVLFSLGLK, from the coding sequence ATGGCAGAGGTCGGACAGAGGCTGGTGTCCGGAGTGTGTCGTTTTTCTGTTCTCACAAACAGCCTCGGTCGACCGTTGTCCACCGGAGAAAGTCCCCGGAAGGAAGACGCGTCAACCCGGGGCCGACTTGAACTTCAGCCGGTGGCGAAGGGCGCAGCAGAGCGACGCATATCGGCGATACTTCCACAGGGAAATGTCCGTTTGCGCTGCGCTTCATCCTCGGAGCTGGATCCGTCCCTGGGGCGTTTACAACAGGGGCTGCTGCCTGGCAGGGCCCCGGCctggagcagaggagcaggccGGGACCTGGACACCTCCAGGTCCCCTCGGCAGCTTAGATCTTTCTGTACTGTCGTAGTCGTTCTGGTCCAGCCGGGTTCTGATAGGccagggctgaggaagaggatgctggCGGTGCATCCTGCTGGTGATTCAAGCAGTAGAAGCTACAGTTGGAGGAGCGACAGCCGCTCTAAAGACGCTCCTCCGCCACGCAGAAACGGGACAGCCTATTACGACGTCCTGCAAGTGTCCCCCGTTGCCACGCCGTCTCAGATCAAGACGGCCTACTACAAACTGTCCTTCATTCACCACCCCGACAAGAACCCAGGCAATGACCGGGCGGTTCATCGCTTCTTTGAGATCAGCGAGGCCTACGCCGTCCTGGCCAACGCTAACCTGAGGAGAAAATACGACCGTGGCATCCTCAGCCACTCGGACATTCAGAATGCGGGGAGACCGTCTTCCAAGGAGACCACGAGCAGATCCAAAGGCTCCTCACAGCATCAGCACAGGGCCAGGCAGTTCTCCCAGGCAGCGGGGAGGACCATGTTTGACTTTGATGCCTTTTATCAGGCTCACTACGGCGAGCAACTGAAGAGGGAGAGGGACATGAAAGCCAGGAGGCAGCGCAtggtagagcagcagcaggaggatctTCGCCGGTGGCAGCGTGGCAGAATGGTGGAGGTCACGGTCCTGATGGTGCTGGCCACGGCGGGCTGTGTTCTATTCAGTCTCGGCCTGAAATAG
- the bud23 gene encoding 18S rRNA (guanine-N(7))-methyltransferase, which produces MASSGRRPEHMAPPEVFYNEEEASKYSRNSRMIEIQTQMSERAVELLNLPEGESCFLLDVGCGSGLSGDYLSEEGHYWVGVDISTAMLDVALDREVEGDLLVGDMGQGMPFRPGAFDGCISISALQWLCNADKKTHSPPKRLCTFFSTLYSCLSRGSRAVFQLYPENSQQLELITTQAMRAGFSGGMVVDYPNSSKAKKFFLCLFAGTTGVLPKGLGSETSDRTVPNQVPFSGQRSRFKNMKGKSAKKGRDWIMEKKERRRRQGREVRADTKYTGRQRRPHF; this is translated from the exons ATGGCTTCTAGCGGCCGACGGCCGGAACACATGGCTCCTCCGGAAGTG TTCTACAATGAAGAGGAAGCCAGTAAATACTCTCGGAA TTCCAGAATGATTGAGATCCAGACCCAGATGTCAGAGAGAGCGGTGGAGCTTTTAAACCTGCCAGAGGGAGAATCGTGCTTCTTGCTGGACGTGGG GTGCGGTTCTGGTCTCAGCGGAGACTACCTGTCGGAGGAGGGACACTACTGGGTTGGAGTTGACATCAGTACTGCAATGCTGG acgtcgctctgGACAGAGAAGTAGAGGGGGACCTTTTAGTGGGGGATATGGGCCAGGGGATGCCTTTTCGTCCTGGCGCCTTTGACGGCTGCATCAG TATCTCTGCCCTTCAGTGGCTCTGTAATGCAGACAAGAAGACCCACAGTCCTCCAAAAAGACTCTGCACCTTCTTCAGTACACTTTACTCCTGTTTG TCTCGAGGCTCTCGTGCAGTTTTTCAACTTTACCCGGAGAACTCGCAGCAG CTTGAGCTGATCACAACGCAGGCCATGAGGGCTGGCTTCAGCGGAGGCATGGTGGTGGATTACCCCAACAGCAGCAAGGCGAAAAA gttcttcctgtgtctgttTGCTGGAACAACAGGAGTCCTTCCCAAA gGATTAGGATCAGAAACGTCAGACAGAACTGTTCCAAACCAGGTCCCGTTTTCAGGACAAAG ATCCCGGTTCAAGAACATGAAGGGCAAATCGGCAAAGAAGGGAAGAGATTGGATcatggagaagaaggagaggaggagaagacagggACG GGAGGTTCGAGCCGACACAAAATACACGGGACGGCAGAGGAGACCTCATTTTTAG